The Phragmites australis chromosome 13, lpPhrAust1.1, whole genome shotgun sequence DNA window GGCATCATTTCAGGACAAATGCCGTCAAAATTGCGAAATGATGATAAAGATAACTTGCGGTGTAGCAATCactttgtcaagaagaaaaaCAGGCCATCCATGCTATAACGACAACACAACATAGCTCAAAATTTATAAATCCACGAAATCCGATGCTAACATCATAAACAAGATACAAGTTGCACAACCAGGTTTGATATCGGTATTTCTCAAACAGCGAAAATGACAGAAATCACAGCCTCCTTCCTCTTCTACCACCCTTTCTACGAGTGCTGTCAGTCGGAACTGGAGTCACGTCCTCTGTTCAACAAGCAGAAAACAGCAAAAGTGTTAAATCTTTGGTGGAAATAATATAGAGAAATGGGCATTTCAAGTCAATGAACGTTTGTATAACTTGCCAGGTTAAATGGCTTAAAGCTACACAAGGGATGCCGAAACCTCAAGGAGTGCATCCACAGACTACACAAGGAACGCCCAACCTCAAGGAGTGCAACCACAGACTACACAAGGAACGCCACAAATCCTAGTCTGACCGCCAAGCATACTTCAAAGAATTCAAATGGTTTAAAAACTATAATAGTAACTCCACACAAAACCAAACttatagggtgtgtttggttgtccacATGAGGTTTTGTAGAGCTACATCGTATATCCTGGATGAGTGGAAGCAGGCTAAGGGGATCCGTATTCTGGAAaagaagtgtgtttggttggttggatgagcgGATGTAGGTTGAAATTAAGTTTGCGTTTGGTAGGCTGAATCTGAAACTGCATCCGGCGAGCCAGGACGGCAGCTACGGCCGAATCGGACGCACGTGCGGATGCAGCATCCGACCGTATGCCTGCACCCGCACGTGCAAGGCTGCTCTGGTCATCCGCCCATCCAAACGTCCATCTCAATCATCCTATACGCCAAACGTTGCACGCGCGGATGCACGCATCCAAACACCCCCATAATGATAATGTATCGCTCAATCAAATAGTGCAATCAATTTTCACTTTGCAAACAAACAGAAAGAAATGATGAACTAACAGTAAGTGCAGATAAACTACTCAAGAGCATTGAGACAAAAAAAGGATCATAGGCTTACCAATACGTCCAATCTTCATCCCAGAACGGGCAAGAGCTCTAAGAGCAGATTGAGCACCAGGACCTGgagtttttgttttgtttccaCCTGTAGCGCGGAGCTTAATATGCAGAGCAGTAATTCCAAGCTCCTAAAGAGGGCAGTCGCACAGTAAATATCAACTAACAGTTGACAAATCAATGTTTGAACAAGTAGCACAGTACCTTGCATCTTTGTGCAACATCCTGGGCTGCAAGCATGGCTGCATAGGGGGATGACTCATCACGGTCAGCTTTGACCTTCATCCCACCTGCAAAACAAAATCATGCAGGTAGTGAACATCACAGAAGTCGACAAAAGAAATTTGTGTAAAGACAGACACAGTTAATCTTATTGAACTCAAAAGTCAATGTGATTTGTGAAATGCAACCACAGAAAGATGATCTTGAAAACACAGAGGACAGACATAGCTGAGTATAAAAGCTACAAAGACGTACAAGTAACAGGTGCTGAGTGTATTAAATCAGTCGTTCACATAATCTGGTTGCTGACCTAGTGAAAGGAACTAATCAGGTGGCTGCTATCTGGTTACTGACCTAGTTAAAGACACTGATGAGGTAGCTCAAATAATAGTCACTTCGTCAACAATCATCAATTAAAATGTGCATACAGCCATACATGATCCTAAGAAACTATAATCATTCTCCTGCTACGTTCCAATAGAAGCATTCCTCTATAATACCATTTGCTGGGGACCATTAAAGCAACAAGGAGGTGGACAAAACTGGACAGCTGAGatctaaaattttcaaatagAAGGTTCCATAGAAGAACTCTCTGGTCTGTCTTATGTATCTTGTGTAGCAATGACTCAGACAAGCTCCCACACAACAAAAGGAAGGCACAATCTTAAGGACCATGCTTACAAAGAAAAATGACAACCTCCAGAGTCAAACAGCAATTGGGAGGGCCAGTGCTGGTGAGGTCAACAGACTTGGGAAGAGCTATAATTGCTCCATCAACATGAACGTCGAGGGCAAGAGGTGAAGGCAGGGAAGCCTCCGAGAGTTCATTGCTGGGTAACAGTGGGTAGCCACCAGCAGAGAGACCGCTGGCACCACATAGCACCAACAGATCAGTGCAGATCCAGGCAGTTGAAAAGGGTTATAATGTTTTACTTTCTTAATGTTCCAAATTCTGATACAAGTATACAACTTGACAAATTACACATATTTTCCTGAAATTTTCTTAGAAAGCATGTTCACTTCCAAGATTCAGACGTCTCCATTTAATTTGGCAGAGAGTTGCAAGGTAATAAACTCAGCACAAGCAATGCAGAAAGCAGCTGCTCCGTACTGGTCATACACTTCAGGAAACCCAATTCCATGATGGAGACACCTGGAACTgaaagaggaagagaagaagttcCAGAGAAAAACTCTCTGGTCCCTCGTCGTCAATTTTGCATGGCTATGACTCGACACGCTCCCACAAAACAAAGGGAGGCGATCTTAAGGGCCATGCTTGCAACGCAAATTCTTAAGCTCAGTAACCAAACAACAAGCTTAAATATTTACAATCCCAAATAGGCAAATATATTAACATTAGTCTTCTGTTGTTATACATCAACTAACCTATCATGTAACAAAGTATGCCAGATGCTTGTAACAAGAAACATCACAAGTGTCAATGAAGAACTGTAAGGAAGGACCATGCTTGGTAACATACCCAATATACCAAACAACTCGCAATAAATATCTAGGCCAAACACCAACTTATCTGTATAATTGTTAGTAAACTTAAACCCTAACCTCAAGTCAAGTGAATGGCTTTCCAGGGTCAACACTTAATAGGTCAATAAGAACTCCAAACGAACTCCAACTGAATAGCTACGTCTTAACAAAATACTATGCTACCTGATTTGCCTTAAAAGGTACAAGTTCAAGAAAGTGTTTTAAGATATAATCCTATGCCAAGTTAAAGAGAAATAGAGAATTATAATGTTCCAAAGCCAGCAAAGCAACTTAATTCTAAACGACAATGAGCTATCTCTACAGAACATGGTACAGTCGTAGTGGTATATGTATATCAGCATGATCAGCACATTAAGATCCCACTTGCACAAATAGCATTAAAAAACAATACGAGTACTACATACTCGAACTACAATGAGAAAAATCTACAGTTGTTTTACAcacaaccaacaaaattggaTCATAACGACACCAACAATATGGCAAGAATGAGTGTTCTCAAAGGAGGGTAATTACCAGTGATGCGGACGAGCGTCTCCCTCCCGGACAGATCCGTGACATGCTGCAAGAACGAAAACGAACAAAACACTGTCTCAGTACCGAGCAGCACGCCGCGCCTAGAACAGCAAGAACCAGGAAGCACGAAGAAGGATGTGGAGTTGTCGGGATCTCACGATGAAGGTATCGTTGAAGGAGGCGAAGATGCGCGCGACGCCGAAGACGTACTCGCCCTCGCGGACGGCGGGGCCGAGCGTCACGTTCTCCTCCTTGGGTTCCcgcgtcttcttcctcccggACTGCGCACGCAGAGCACGGCCAGGACGGGTCAGCACAGAAGGAAAACCGGTGCGTAGCTAACGAAGAAAAAAGAGGAGGGGCATTACCATGGCTGCGTCTGcgcgctcggcggcggcggcggcggggagaaggaggagaggaagaaggctAGGGTTCGGAGGGGGGAGGCGAGGAGCGGGTGGGGTGGAGAAATGTGTAGGGATAAACCCCGGCGTGGAGTGGGCCGACGGCTGAGCGGCCTTTTTTCAGAGAGAAGGCTTGGTTGGTTGTATGTAGGCCCACGGTCCTAGTGGGCCAATTACTTCGACGGTCTACTATGTTTGTGAGGTTATTTTGGGTATGTTTGGTAGAGGTTTGGATTCAAGAATTATTAGAGTTTGGTATTTCTAGTTTTAAAATTGTGTGAAGTTAGAACCGTGAGTATATTGAGgatatttatttgagttattttattcctattttagattaaaaatagtaacttaaataattttattatagCCAATAATCTCAAAGTCTGATGTAAAGTTGGAAGCTAGAGCTCTGCTAAACGATAATTTTCTTTTGGGACAATTGTAAATTTGCCACTGTTTTGAACCGTTATTCGTTATTGCAAATTTAccactaaaaaattacaaaaaaccatcagaactgtcattcgagtggtattcttacaaaaaataaaaaaaccagTAGTAAATTTGCAAAAGccccttttcttttattttaacTAGGCTCATCTTTCATATCGAGAGCGCTTTTGTTTGACAATTTGAGACTAGCTGAACCTGCACCTAAGTGAAGCGAGCTAATATGTTTTTTCAGCATATTTTGAGTGTTTTCATAATTTACAACAATGTATTGTGCATCCTGGTTGGGAAAACTAGAGAGAAGAAAATGTGTTTTTGGCATCGACCCTTTCCTCCGAGGGGCACTCCAATCCAACACTTTTGCAAATGGCAACTAGACAAGTACAGAGTTGCGAGTAAGTGATACTGTAGCGTAATTATTGTTCATAAATTACTGCACTAATTTTGCTGTAACGAGGGACTTGTAACAGTTATATTTATGGCTGACTTGCCTCTTCTAAATCAGAGGATCTGATTTAGTAAAGGTCAACAACTTATCATCAGAAAAAGGCGGTACAATGAGTCCATTGAAAGCCTAGATTATATATCCTTCTCACTTGCTAATTTAGTACAGATAATCCCAGCAGAGCTAGTACGCACAATCAGGTTTGCATGCACGACAATGCAAAGCATGAAATTGTCAGTGAACTACTTGCACGGGTAGAACTTTGTTCCCAATCGAAATCAGATAGCGGAGATATGATGCTGCAATCTGCAATAATATCACTGAAACTGTTCAAAGATGCCAACAAAACAGTGTTGATGAAATACTGCATTGCGACCTACAACTGCGTACCTTATTATAAATCAATGAGTACGCGCAGGCCGTCATGAGCTAGTTGTACTGGTATTCCTTCTCTACAATCATACAGGCTTACACATTAAACAAGGCCTTTggtgagaaaaaagaaaaaggtaatTGTATCAGCAACCACGCGCACCTGCGAGACCATTCTGCCAGCATCTGGTTTTCTCTGTGGTGTTCAAACTCGTGCCTCATTCCAATCAGCAGAGCTTTTTTAGGACAGATCCTCTTGATAGCATCAAGACTCTGCAAAAATTATACAATGTTGGCATGATATTGAAGAACAAATTATTGGGTTGATTTAGACATTTTGCACACATGTTTCCAGTTAATGTTGGATGAAACTAGGTAAACACCGCTTGGCAAGGGTGGAACAAGAAACAAGCTCCGCCATTTGGCTGGGCAACTGGGCTTGCTCATCCTGAGCTAGAGCCTCTATGTCtttgaaatttctaaaaaaaattgagtggcTTCATGGATTTATAGGCGTAGACCCCGTGTTAAAGACTTGGAAGGTGGACTCAGAGCATGAATCTTCAAGCAAATCACAAGGCACAAAAATcaattggttttttttttccaaaacaaACCATTTGACACTTTGTGTTAGCAattctgataaaaaaatatcaaggcAATACTAAGAGATCTTCATAAATAACCTGACTCAGAGTTAAATGGGTACTGCGAGGATGTCCTCCCTGTTCACGGAACATGAAGTTTGTATCAGGCTATCAACATATTTGACAGCATACGGAGTTTAGTTGTATGAAAGATTTATCAAAGATGTTTTTTTTCTCAGATGGCAAGCATGTAGCATAGGCTTACCACCCCGTGCAAACCGTTTGCTTCTAGTATAAGAAGATCAATTTGTCCAGCGCCAGACTTCGAAATTGCTGCAGACAAAGATTACATCAGTTTGTTCCAgtaacatggagcaatcaaaCAGAAATCAAGAGAATCCAACTACAAAAATTAGCTAGAAATGTTGTCGTGTGGGTCAGTGATATTTGATTGCTGACATGATACTAATAGTCTGTTTGTTTCGGCTTATAGACTGGATTATACAAACAGAAATCGCAGTCtgcaagttgaaacaaacaggatggattataaaagttggattgtacAATCTAGCCCTCAGATTATAATAATTTAGCAATTCACCTTCCATTTGCTTCTACAGATTATATAATTCAACATTTACAATTCAATTTTTTACAATTCATAAtccacagctgaaacaaacaaaccctaaaaCTCTGATCTTGAGAAAAAGATTGAAAAGTATCACTGATGAAATTGATCGGCTAAAATCACTAGAGTTCCTGTGTAAACTTAGTCGATTTTCAAGATTCCACAGATAATATTTGATATAGAGGATTAGCAATAACAGTTAGATGAACAACCTACACTGTCTTGATCTTCTGCATTTCCCAAATAAAGTCGAGAATTCTGAATGCAAGTTTAATGGATCAATATCATCTTATTTCCTCATGACATAACCATTACACACATTAGCTTATATAAACTATCACGTTATTTCCAAATATGACAGTGAAAACTTCATGCCGCATTGATTAAAAACATTCCCATCTATAAAAACAAGCATTCTCGTTATTTGAGCAAAGAATTATGGAGGACAGAAGACCATACCATGCTCAGTGCTAGGTAGGAATCTTGAGACATCAGATAAATATGCAACTCTGGCCCTCCTCCCAAATAAGAATCCTAAACAAATATACCCCTCTCCGTGCATTACCTGAACAGATTGTAGCAAGCTAACCGCTTCAGGGGCCggcaaacatgaagaagatcaAAGCAACACTTGACAACGCTGGTTCTTAACTGGCAAGGGCACAAACTGTAGCCCTGATGATGTAAATGGTTTGTTGACATCATCCTCAATTATCTTCCAGTCGAGTAGCGCGCCGCGggcatcttcatcaccatcctcCTGCTTCCGCTCCACCAAGTAGGGGAATCTTGCTGCAATACTGTAAAATTGGCGGCTGGTATTATTTGATACGTTGTGTTGATGGCTAAAGCAATACGGTTATTCAGATGTTAATTCCTTAGGAACATTAGGACTTAGGATGAACCTGTCCATTGTGAATTGGGTGAGAAAAATAGGAATTTGGTCAGCATCATTTTCACCATTACTTGGCTGCACTACCCAAATATCATCAAGGCCTAAGATAGCATCCGCGTGGTCATGAGTCAGAATGATCTGCACTGCACAGAACCATCTTAGTCATGACATCCGTATGGATTGATCATCAGGGGATTGGATGATTAAAAGTGAGCATcagtttttttaacaaaaaagagagaatgcAGCATCAAGATCTCACCGCATCAACGGAAGGCACTTTGTGGTGGACAAACCACCGGAGAACTTGTTCTCTGAAGGTCTTGCCGACATCGATTAGAGTGTACTTGTGGGTTCCGTCGTTATGGCAATAATCTATCAAGAGGGAGGTGTTCAACCTGAAAGcaaacatgcatgttgtcaCATAAGCACTGGCAAGTCCTAGCTTATTTGGTAGGGAATCTGATAATAAGCAATTAATTTTCTAATCCTAGATTCCCTGACTGTTTGTTCTAGAAATATACAACTTTTCCCAAATGGATTGATTCACGCTGATAGTTGATTGAAGCTGAAGGGCGGCTGACTCACCTGTAGTTGGGGTTTCGGTCCGGCGGCAGGGAGAGGGCCGTGGAGCAGACGGCGCAGGGCGGCGTGGAGGGCTTGATGAGGCACCGTGTGTCGGGGAGCGCGCCGGAGCAACCCGTGCCCAAGAAGATGAGCGACGACGATGCAGCCGCCGCGGTGCCGCTGGTCGGGGTCGTGGCCGGATCAGGCTCCATCGCGGGATCGATTCTTGGTTGGTTCTCGCAGGGAAGAGCTTTTGGTTGGTGCTGTCTTGGACTCTTGGTTGGTTCTGCTGTTTGTTTATTGATGGTGCCGGCCCGGGGCGGGAAGTCTTCTGTTTCCTCGCATTTGATATTGACCTCGGGAGGTCTTTGCGACTGACTTTGAGTAACCTTTTTCTTACGCGCACGGTGAAATGCACGTAGCCAAGAGTGAATAATTGATTACTCAGCACACCAAGCTATCGTCATCGCCTCATTGGGCTCAGTCTGCTCTGTGCATCCGTGGTTATGCTTGGCCTTAATCTAGTTGAGCTTTGTACAAGACCATCAGCGGCGGAGAAGAAAGTAAAACTAGGAGGCTCatctcctcttctccctcctccagccctcatctctcttctctccatgGAGCACCAGAGGATAGGAGGCTTGAGCCCCTTGGTATCCATAGAAGAATCTTCTTAAGAACATGAATAAGGAGATAATCACTGCTCAGCCGAATGAAAATGAATATAGATGATGAAATCACTGAAAGCTGAACTTGGTGTAGCACGAAATAAGCTGGATTAACGAggaaaatttttaaaaatatatattaaaaaactgACAGCCGTGGGATTTGAACCTACAGTCCTTTCGAACCAGAGTCTAGTCCTACTTATTTTCTACTTTTACTACTGTGAGAAGTCAGAACAAACGAGATTTGAGAAACTAAAGTTGAGAGACACTTTTATACTGAGAAgcgaaaaaaataaactaaagttAAGAAACTCGTTGAGAGACACTTTTATACTGAGAAGCGAAAAAAAGCTTTTCAGATAAATTAAAAACacagcttttaaaaaaataaaaaacagaaactcaaacaaacaaacCTAAATCTGACGTCTTAGACCACTCGGCCAAACTTTCGTTTTTATACAATTTCGCATAAGAACTAGCATAGCCTCATGATTATAGTTTTCTGCCGTAAAGAATGTCAGCTAACCTAATATAGCCTCATGATTATGGTTTTCTGCCGTAAAGTACAAGACAGAATCTGTTCCGATTATTCAACGTCCCTTCCAATAATTGCCTAAACCAGGtcttgtaagttgtaacctGACGCGATTAACAATCGAGTACATCTCAAAACCTTGTTAGTTGGTAGGTGGCACGAGCAGGATTTGCACAAGATCTGCACGGCAAAATGCATCACAGCTATCAGCCACCTGCCGTATGTGTAGCGCTAAGGCCAACTCTAACCGAGTCAGCATCCACCTGGCAAATTACTGTGCCGCAGGAAATGCCGATCCGTTCAGCCAGCAACAGTCTCCAACGGAGACTCTATCTAGTGCTACAGCACACATACAGGGAAGCCAGTTGGACAGAGGAGACGATAAATTTATAGTCGGAAACAGACTCGTAATACTGTTCATAAGAGTATGGTTGTGAGTCCGATTAAAGGAaaggaggagagtaatgaaaaatatgaaataaggtagctgttggagataaaaaaataagagatgttgtaataatgttataggaaataaatttttagagtatctgttaGAGATAGCCTAAAGTGTTGACGAGCTGGGATATTTGCAGTGCAGCTTGACGTTGATGTGTCTAGATCCTGCAGCCAGCCGCTGTTTTAGAACCATGTGATCACAAATCTAGAGTCAgatctctctttcttcctccttgTCTATATTTCTCTTTTATGTCAAAAAATTAAAGAGGAGGCTTGAGGACTCCGAGTTGCGCTGGGGTTTAGCCCCTTCTACCTCATGGTGAATCCGCCCCTGCAtgcgatgtttttttttttttcgcgaTGAAGCATGTGATGTTTGTTTAATCCAGCACTTAAGTCCGTCATCCACATGATTGAGACAAGCTAATGATAGAGGTTAGCACGAAAGGCTACGCATGCCCGAGATCGTATTAGGTGAGCTATTGGCTTGATCAACCACCTGCTTAAAATGCAATGATTGGAATATATTGCCTTTGGCCTTCACACATCAGGCTCCAGATTGCACCCGACCGATCGAAGCATTATTACTTGCGATTTTTCGTTCGGGAAACGACATGATTCTGCTGTTAATGtcatatgcaattcaacataaggCGTAGAAGGCTTTAGTCGACGAGGCACGTCTACGTATATTTCGATGCAATCTCTTTCGCATTCTCGATGGTCTCTCTCGCTTATAATGCAAGGCATTGTCGTGTTACTTGGGTCCGGACCTGGCGTGATGCAGCTCAGAATGACGTGACTCGTATTGTACCCGACAAGGCCTGCGAGACAAAGAATAATCAGTACTAACATGCGTGTCGCTGTTATGCAACCACGTACCTTGCAAAATacgtattttgttttgaaagtcattaattttttttataatatgttgtcagttataaaatcaacatcatattaaaagtattttaaaatacaaatttattGAAGGAATTTTTGCatactaaacatgtatataatttgactaattgtcgACCAAAAGCTTTGAAGCTTGtctttttcgaaaaaaaatacACCTCACATTCTTAAACAGAGGAAATACTTAACAATGTTTCGATGGTTAGCACTTGAGAATCAACATGATGTGATACTAAATATGTAGGTCCGGTGTCAACATGATATGATTTtaaggtcatctccaacagatactttaaaaattcgttccctataacactattacatcatcccctaacactattatagtattttttttatttttctcatctccaGCAGGTACCtatttcttatattttattaCTTACTATCTCTCATCGGACCCACAGTTATCTTCTATTCACACAACCACATAGTAATACAgcctcctcccttctcccgcATTTTTGCCTCCTCCCGATTCCCTGTAGCAATAGAAAAGGTGTATGCTGGAGGCGTTTTCTGGACGCTCGCTCACCGTATCCATCCTTGTAGCGGTCGATTCCTCCTCTGTTGGAGACGATCTAAATATGCAGATCCGGTGTAAGCGTTTAGCCGTTtactatgatgaactccttatGTCTCTGGCCACTTCGCTGTGGAAAGGAACTTAATTGCGTGAAATTCTATGGGAAACTAGTGTAGTTAGAAATCTTTTGGCTCGTTTAATTTGTTGCTCTGACTTGTATTTGGAGCTTCTCTTTTGTATGTAAAGGAATGTAACACATGGAAGACCTTCCTCGTAATTGTGTGCATATAAAGTTATAAACCAGCTGCGCTATAATAGTTCAAAGAAAAACAGCTGCGCTGTAATTAACACAGGTGCATGGCAAATCGAACGCTTCTCCAGAGTGCTGCGACCGGACGACCTCTGCCGTTCGATGGCGGGATATCACATTTTCACCGCGCTACGCAACGAATAGAAGGGCGCCGCCTGTCAGGCAAACGTCAGTGGAAAAAGTGAGCCCAGACATACGGTGACGGCCGGGTCCCCGAAGAAAACCTTGTCGCGGGCTACACTACACGTGCGCGTGTACAGTGTCCGGATGCCCAGGGGTCCAGGACTCGGGAGGCAGGGGACCGACTCAGCTCGATCTGTTAGCTACAGTAATATTAGAGCTACAGTAAAACATCTATATTCCTCTAAACTAACAAAAATGAGCCAGGACCTATGCCACTGCTTCTATAGAGCTGGGTCCGCTCCTGGTCTCTGCTCTGAGTCCATACGGTGGTATCGCCGTTCCAGGtctgaaaataaattttataagatttgatcttatgaaagattttttataatatatattattttcaatttagTTATTAAGATTATGTGATAAATAACTTaaataaattttacaaaatattttttaatagaatCATATAAAATCTGCTTCTTCGAAGCCCATCGAACGGCAGAGGTTGTCCGGTCGCGGCGCGGCCAGCCCCAGCGAGTCCGAAAGGTCGCCGCGAATATTTAGGATCGCATATTTAGGATCGCACACCGACGGGGCCCCCGAACAGCGAGGCATGACGCGGCCTCGGTAGAGTGCGGGAGCAAGTGAATGGGACCTGGGAGAAAAGATTGGATCCAGCGTATTTTATCCGCGGAGGTAGTGTTATGTCCACCCAATTGTATATCCCGCCATCGTTTCCTTCTGTTCCCGGCTTCCCTGGGTTTGAGATGAGACCAACCGATAGCATTTATGTCGTCACTTGTGTTCTCGGTAGCTACAACTTGAAGACTGTGTCAAAGCCATTGACTTTTTAGTTGAGAACCTCATCTCTCCTTTAAAAAGCAAGCCTAATTTGACGTTAAATGGCTCAACCCTTATTTGTGGTCGACTGTTGTTAGCATGTTTGTAGAAAAACCGTTTGAATCTTAATCGGGCCAAAACTACACAAATAGTTTAATGTCCTTTTCAACCTCAATTTTGACTACCCTTAGATCTTCTAAGCATTAAAAAAAGGTTATTGTATTTAGCATGCTAGACTGGTTCGCATTCGCATAAACTAAGTTACATATATCATTGCATATGATATAGTTGATTCTTATATATAAAGAACATTATTTACGGCTTTTGACAGAAACTTTTATATCTACTTAAAAAAGTTCACCAATaatcttttatttttcaaacACAGACCGCCAAGTGCTCGTCCTGCTATCTACATTCCACGATTACCACTACCTACCAAATTTTGGATCAGAACGCAGAAACAGAATtagaaagcaaattctatagaatTATATTCAGAAAAATTCTCGTAAAACTCTATCCATACCATACATACCGTGATTCAATGACTAAAGTGAAAAATAAAGATTCTTATAAGACTCTATCCATACCATATATACTGTGATTTAATGATTAAATTGAAAATAAGAGAGTGAAAATAGTTATATATAGAAAGTTAccgatcttataaaatttacgCATGGGCACCCGCACACCTGACGAATTCAACGGCCACCTCCAAATCTTCCCCGTCCGTACCCACCACGCCCTGCACCTGCATACGTGCCGAGTCGAGGAACCGATCGCATTCGCGTAAACTACGttacatatataattatatatggTATAGTTG harbors:
- the LOC133889313 gene encoding small ribosomal subunit protein uS11y produces the protein MSGRKKTREPKEENVTLGPAVREGEYVFGVARIFASFNDTFIHVTDLSGRETLVRITGGMKVKADRDESSPYAAMLAAQDVAQRCKELGITALHIKLRATGGNKTKTPGPGAQSALRALARSGMKIGRIEDVTPVPTDSTRRKGGRRGRRL
- the LOC133888224 gene encoding putative hydrolase C777.06c — its product is MEPDPATTPTSGTAAAASSSLIFLGTGCSGALPDTRCLIKPSTPPCAVCSTALSLPPDRNPNYRLNTSLLIDYCHNDGTHKYTLIDVGKTFREQVLRWFVHHKVPSVDAIILTHDHADAILGLDDIWVVQPSNGENDADQIPIFLTQFTMDSIAARFPYLVERKQEDGDEDARGALLDWKIIEDDVNKPFTSSGLQFVPLPVMHGEGYICLGFLFGRRARVAYLSDVSRFLPSTEHAISKSGAGQIDLLILEANGLHGVGGHPRSTHLTLSQSLDAIKRICPKKALLIGMRHEFEHHRENQMLAEWSRREGIPVQLAHDGLRVLIDL